A section of the Paenibacillus odorifer genome encodes:
- the dinG gene encoding ATP-dependent DNA helicase DinG, with translation MKFAVLDFETTGTQSVGEIIQVGLAIIEEDRSISRVYGSYVKPGTPIPPFITGLTGITDDDVKDAPELDEMMMELVPLLDDVVLVGHNVAFDFHFLQNALDRCGYLPFQGRILDTIDFLKICFPSLTSYQLGSVSAHFGVTHDRPHQADSDALATALVLLKCLEELYELPLLTIQRLCELFTEEDSDLGWYFDGLLREREAETLQPEGDLTFYRQLALAVGDWTELAPPRDEHAENPLANLSFTDYMDEVTKRLKDTLPQYESREAQDIMINEVMTALAEDKHLLIEAGTGTGKSLGYLLPAIYQSVRTNEKVMVSTHTINLQDQLRERDIPLLTQVVPFPFKAAIFKGRGHYLCLRKFEHKINKKDFISPREDALTAAQMIVWLTQSESGDDEELNLSGRGGDFWETVASDTDSCLGRSCPWFRKCYYHRAKHEAGIADVVITNHSKLFADVKAGHQLLPAYEHLVIDEAHHLEDVAGKHLGMHMKHFTVAHTLSRLYKDSRNGQLPALRQILQSSGSEEASEWSGVIDRIYPDLLTVKETWDALSDKLFSLLPERSDAAAGEAGQLVMRLLPARKPKDWDELVALENTMNLTLSAIIRKGDKMLNEMRDQESQSSADSLVTDISGLFKDLASIREQVRFFMGLNDDNVVYWLEANGNYRSKSLQMYAVPVDVSSQLKELFFDKKKSIVLTSATLSVDKSFQFMIDNLGLNEAAEEGRLMTSLLPSPFKYREQALLVIPRDFPSVKGSVGDARFVDTLVQSLAEAAKTTRGRMLVLFTSYKMLRQVYDPLKEALASQEITVLGQGVEGGSRSKLIRRFQDSAASVLLGTSSFWEGVDIPGEALTCLAIVRLPFQPPNHPLAEAKSELLQAQKKNPFMKLSVPQAVIRFKQGFGRLVRTAQDRGIVIVYDTRVIESHYGKYFLYSLPGPKMEHMLTDQMVPRIAEWLEDGGAS, from the coding sequence ATGAAATTTGCCGTGCTTGATTTTGAAACAACAGGAACCCAATCCGTGGGTGAAATTATCCAGGTTGGCCTTGCAATTATAGAAGAAGACCGGTCCATCTCCCGGGTATATGGTTCCTATGTCAAGCCCGGAACGCCGATTCCTCCTTTTATAACAGGTCTGACGGGGATTACCGATGATGATGTGAAGGATGCGCCTGAGCTGGATGAGATGATGATGGAGCTAGTTCCGCTCTTGGATGATGTTGTGCTTGTAGGGCATAATGTCGCTTTCGACTTCCATTTTTTACAAAATGCTTTAGATCGTTGTGGTTATTTGCCATTTCAAGGGCGGATTTTGGATACGATTGATTTTCTGAAAATTTGCTTTCCTTCGCTCACATCTTATCAGCTAGGCTCTGTCAGTGCTCATTTTGGAGTGACACATGATCGTCCGCATCAGGCAGATAGTGATGCACTTGCGACTGCTTTAGTGCTGTTGAAATGTCTGGAGGAGCTCTACGAGCTGCCGCTGCTTACGATCCAGAGACTCTGTGAGCTGTTTACCGAAGAGGATAGTGATCTGGGCTGGTACTTTGATGGTCTGCTGCGAGAGCGGGAAGCGGAGACGCTACAGCCCGAAGGTGATCTGACTTTCTATCGTCAATTAGCGCTTGCAGTAGGAGACTGGACGGAGTTAGCGCCACCTAGAGATGAGCATGCTGAGAATCCGCTAGCGAATTTATCTTTTACTGATTATATGGACGAAGTAACCAAACGACTTAAAGACACATTACCGCAGTATGAAAGCCGGGAAGCTCAGGATATTATGATCAATGAGGTGATGACGGCACTTGCCGAAGACAAACACCTACTGATCGAAGCGGGCACAGGAACCGGTAAATCGCTCGGTTATTTGTTGCCTGCCATTTATCAAAGCGTTCGCACCAATGAAAAAGTCATGGTCAGCACTCATACCATTAATCTGCAGGATCAATTGCGCGAGCGGGATATCCCTTTGTTAACGCAGGTAGTTCCTTTTCCGTTTAAAGCTGCTATTTTTAAGGGAAGAGGACATTATTTGTGTCTGCGTAAGTTTGAGCATAAAATTAATAAAAAGGACTTTATAAGCCCAAGGGAAGATGCGCTTACTGCAGCTCAGATGATCGTATGGCTCACTCAAAGTGAATCAGGGGATGATGAAGAGCTGAATTTAAGCGGCCGGGGCGGTGATTTCTGGGAGACGGTGGCAAGCGATACCGATTCCTGTCTGGGCCGTTCCTGCCCGTGGTTCCGCAAATGCTATTATCATAGGGCCAAGCATGAAGCTGGGATTGCTGACGTGGTTATTACGAACCATTCCAAGCTATTCGCAGATGTTAAAGCTGGGCACCAGCTGCTTCCGGCTTACGAGCATCTTGTAATTGATGAAGCACATCATTTAGAAGATGTGGCTGGTAAACATCTTGGCATGCATATGAAGCATTTCACTGTGGCACACACGTTATCGCGACTGTATAAAGATAGCCGAAACGGACAGCTTCCTGCTCTGCGCCAGATCTTACAGTCGTCAGGCAGTGAAGAGGCTTCAGAATGGAGCGGAGTCATCGATCGGATCTACCCGGATCTGCTTACCGTCAAAGAAACCTGGGATGCACTCAGCGACAAGCTGTTCAGCCTTTTGCCGGAACGCAGTGATGCAGCAGCAGGGGAAGCGGGGCAACTGGTTATGCGTTTGCTTCCTGCCCGTAAGCCGAAGGATTGGGATGAATTAGTTGCGCTTGAGAACACTATGAATCTGACGTTAAGCGCCATCATCCGTAAGGGTGATAAAATGCTTAATGAGATGCGTGACCAGGAAAGCCAATCCTCAGCAGACAGTCTTGTTACTGATATTAGCGGTTTATTTAAGGATTTGGCTTCCATACGTGAGCAAGTAAGATTCTTTATGGGGCTGAATGACGATAATGTAGTATATTGGCTGGAGGCAAATGGAAATTACCGCAGCAAATCACTGCAGATGTATGCCGTCCCTGTGGATGTTAGCAGCCAGCTTAAAGAGTTGTTCTTCGATAAGAAAAAAAGCATCGTGCTTACCTCGGCGACGCTGTCTGTAGATAAATCTTTTCAGTTTATGATTGATAATCTCGGACTTAACGAAGCTGCGGAAGAGGGACGTCTAATGACCTCACTCCTTCCATCTCCCTTTAAGTATCGCGAGCAGGCGCTGCTAGTTATACCGCGTGATTTTCCTAGTGTGAAGGGCAGTGTGGGCGATGCTCGATTTGTCGATACACTCGTACAGTCGTTAGCAGAAGCTGCCAAAACAACACGTGGGCGGATGCTGGTTCTGTTTACTTCTTATAAAATGCTGCGTCAGGTATATGATCCGCTTAAAGAGGCTTTGGCCTCACAAGAGATTACGGTGCTTGGTCAAGGCGTGGAAGGTGGCAGCCGGAGCAAGCTGATCCGCCGCTTTCAGGACAGTGCAGCATCCGTTCTGCTGGGGACGAGCAGCTTCTGGGAAGGTGTAGATATTCCAGGTGAAGCACTGACTTGCCTGGCCATCGTGAGACTTCCGTTTCAACCGCCGAATCACCCGTTGGCGGAAGCGAAGTCGGAGTTATTGCAGGCTCAGAAGAAGAATCCATTCATGAAATTGTCTGTTCCTCAAGCGGTTATTCGTTTTAAGCAGGGATTCGGAAGACTGGTTCGCACGGCGCAGGATCGCGGAATAGTTATTGTTTATGATACAAGGGTTATTGAATCTCATTACGGGAAGTATTTCCTTTATTCATTGCCTGGTCCCAAAATGGAGCATATGCTGACTGATCAAATGGTCCCCCGCATAGCGGAATGGCTAGAGGATGGCGGCGCTTCTTAA
- a CDS encoding tetratricopeptide repeat protein, which produces MFQHLFAEMNKVLQEIVTDYPTAEGARRNELLCNYNMLHRLSDKVMDEWLAFAEKLSHFRESADFTAVVEEEVPEQEAPELCMDSFVRGQGYYKLLMYGKCIDQFKEVIAQYPDSLAARLYLAISYLQEGDGEAAWSHLNHMLGLIRETKLKAMVYNALGCIRASQERFNEAQELFDLALQHDPALPEPNVNLEVCRRRGGKLHFGNQLVSLL; this is translated from the coding sequence ATGTTTCAACATTTGTTTGCTGAAATGAACAAGGTGCTTCAGGAGATCGTAACAGATTACCCTACAGCGGAGGGTGCCCGCCGGAACGAGCTTTTATGCAATTATAATATGCTGCATAGACTGAGCGATAAAGTGATGGATGAATGGCTCGCTTTTGCTGAGAAGCTAAGTCACTTTCGCGAAAGTGCGGATTTTACAGCAGTGGTCGAAGAGGAAGTGCCGGAACAGGAAGCACCAGAGCTGTGTATGGATTCCTTTGTAAGAGGTCAGGGATATTATAAGCTGCTGATGTATGGAAAGTGTATTGATCAGTTTAAAGAAGTTATTGCGCAATACCCGGATAGCTTGGCTGCTCGATTATATTTAGCCATCTCTTATCTGCAGGAAGGTGACGGTGAAGCCGCTTGGAGTCATCTGAACCATATGCTGGGCTTGATACGGGAGACCAAGCTGAAAGCCATGGTATATAATGCTTTAGGCTGCATACGAGCCTCACAGGAACGTTTTAATGAAGCGCAGGAATTGTTTGACCTTGCCTTGCAGCATGACCCGGCGCTTCCGGAGCCAAACGTTAACTTAGAGGTATGCCGCCGTCGTGGAGGGAAGCTGCATTTTGGAAATCAGCTGGTTTCCCTTTTGTAA
- the panD gene encoding aspartate 1-decarboxylase — protein sequence MFRHMMKSKIHRATVTEANLNYVGSITIDESLMEAADILENEKVQIVDNNNGSRLETYVIPGPRGSGVICLNGAAARLVQPGDTVIIISYAMLSSEELESHKPTVVFVDENNKPVKLADHELHATIA from the coding sequence TTGTTTAGACATATGATGAAATCCAAAATTCACCGCGCAACAGTAACGGAAGCGAATTTGAACTATGTGGGCAGTATTACCATTGATGAGAGCTTGATGGAAGCCGCGGACATTCTTGAGAATGAAAAAGTTCAAATTGTGGATAACAACAATGGTTCGCGACTGGAGACCTATGTAATTCCTGGACCGCGTGGAAGCGGAGTGATCTGTCTCAATGGTGCCGCAGCTCGTCTTGTTCAGCCGGGCGATACAGTAATTATCATTTCGTATGCGATGTTGTCCTCGGAAGAACTGGAGTCACATAAGCCAACGGTGGTATTCGTGGATGAGAATAACAAACCAGTGAAGCTGGCTGATCATGAATTGCATGCTACAATCGCTTAA
- the panC gene encoding pantoate--beta-alanine ligase, which translates to MRVVRSIEQLREALEYMRQGGHAPIGFVPTMGYLHDGHASLLRRAGEMSNTVVMSIFVNPLQFGPNEDYDSYPRDERRDLELAEREGVDIVFIPSVEEMYPQPTRTTVSVSELTTRLCGASRPGHFDGVTTVVNKFFNIVQPDYAFFGLKDAQQVAVLRRMVSDLNMNVEIIPCPIVREGDGLALSSRNVFLSPEERSQALVLSRSLREARQSIEEGKVRTVAEVRELLTSVISSSPLAVIDYAEILTFPDLEGLEDEALLSEVDGEIIIALAVKFGRTRLIDNNVFIPKEVAALV; encoded by the coding sequence ATGAGAGTGGTCAGAAGCATTGAGCAGCTGCGCGAAGCTTTGGAGTATATGAGACAAGGCGGGCACGCCCCGATTGGGTTCGTTCCTACGATGGGATACTTGCATGACGGACATGCCAGTCTGCTTCGCCGGGCTGGAGAAATGAGCAACACAGTGGTAATGAGCATTTTTGTGAATCCTTTGCAATTCGGGCCAAACGAGGATTATGATTCCTATCCGCGTGACGAGCGTCGTGATTTGGAACTCGCTGAACGTGAGGGAGTAGATATTGTATTTATCCCCAGTGTGGAAGAAATGTATCCGCAGCCTACTCGGACTACTGTCTCGGTATCGGAGCTTACTACCCGGCTATGTGGGGCTTCCCGCCCTGGGCATTTTGATGGTGTAACCACAGTGGTTAATAAATTCTTCAATATTGTACAGCCGGATTATGCTTTCTTTGGGCTGAAGGATGCTCAACAAGTTGCTGTCCTTCGCCGAATGGTGTCCGATCTTAATATGAATGTCGAAATTATCCCTTGTCCGATCGTTCGTGAAGGGGATGGACTTGCGCTCAGCTCACGTAACGTATTCTTGTCTCCAGAGGAGCGTAGTCAGGCATTGGTGTTATCTCGTTCCTTACGTGAAGCACGTCAGTCTATTGAAGAAGGAAAAGTAAGAACCGTTGCTGAAGTGCGGGAATTGTTGACATCGGTTATTTCCAGCTCTCCTCTAGCGGTGATTGATTATGCGGAGATCCTAACATTCCCTGATCTTGAAGGATTAGAGGATGAAGCTCTTTTATCAGAAGTGGATGGGGAAATTATTATAGCGCTTGCCGTGAAGTTTGGCAGAACACGCTTGATTGATAATAATGTATTTATTCCAAAGGAGGTTGCTGCACTTGTTTAG
- the panB gene encoding 3-methyl-2-oxobutanoate hydroxymethyltransferase, producing the protein MTNKQALNIVKMKKMKAEGVPLSMLTAYDYPSAVLAEEAGIDLILVGDSLGNVVLGYNTTLPVTIEDMVYHTRSVTRGAQSTFIVADMPFMTYHGSIDETLRGVRRLMQEGRAHAVKMEGGLEICETVATVVAAGVPVLGHIGLTPQSVNMIGGYRIQGKDAKDAQRLMDEAKALEAAGAFAIVLELVTEEVAHAISEALSIPTIGIGAGRYCDGQVLVFHDLLRYASPYREKRFVKTYADVGNVIREGISQYVKEVKERSFPDEGHVFNADETVLESLYGAARKEGK; encoded by the coding sequence ATGACAAACAAACAAGCACTAAATATTGTAAAAATGAAAAAAATGAAAGCAGAAGGTGTGCCACTGAGCATGCTGACCGCTTATGATTATCCATCTGCAGTTCTTGCAGAAGAAGCAGGTATCGACCTTATTTTGGTTGGTGACTCTCTTGGGAATGTAGTCCTTGGATACAATACAACTTTACCGGTAACGATTGAAGATATGGTGTACCATACCCGCTCGGTAACTCGAGGAGCACAAAGTACATTTATCGTGGCTGATATGCCATTTATGACGTATCACGGGAGTATAGATGAAACCCTGCGGGGTGTGCGCAGATTGATGCAGGAAGGGCGGGCTCATGCCGTCAAAATGGAAGGTGGACTTGAGATTTGTGAGACTGTAGCTACGGTTGTGGCTGCGGGAGTCCCTGTGCTGGGACACATCGGGCTTACTCCTCAATCCGTGAATATGATTGGTGGCTACCGGATTCAAGGCAAAGACGCCAAGGATGCCCAACGCCTGATGGATGAAGCTAAGGCGCTTGAGGCAGCAGGTGCTTTTGCAATCGTTTTGGAGCTGGTAACGGAAGAAGTAGCCCATGCAATCTCTGAAGCGCTTAGCATCCCAACCATTGGGATTGGTGCAGGCCGTTACTGTGATGGACAGGTATTGGTTTTCCATGATTTGCTGCGTTATGCCTCACCTTATCGTGAGAAACGTTTTGTCAAAACCTATGCGGATGTGGGTAATGTGATCCGTGAGGGCATCAGCCAGTATGTGAAGGAAGTGAAGGAACGTTCCTTCCCAGATGAAGGTCACGTTTTTAATGCAGATGAAACAGTCTTGGAATCTTTATATGGCGCTGCCAGAAAGGAAGGGAAATAA
- a CDS encoding biotin--[acetyl-CoA-carboxylase] ligase yields the protein MSDDKALSLTELKRETSASNWIGNVQLLESVVSTQEEAKFLAENGAPEGTTVIAEEQTGARGRMGRKWFSPRGKGIWMSIVLRPQLPLSETPQLTLLAGVAVCKAIRRVTGVDAGIKWPNDLLAGGRKICGILLESSLREGELHYCIAGIGISANMTEEDYPDHLQEVATSLRIERGGAPVDRSELVRAVLDELDMHYNLYMKQGFKPIKELWESMSVTLGRQIALNSPQGRSEGVVVGLDEIGGLLLKNSSGEISNVCSGEIELL from the coding sequence ATGAGCGATGATAAAGCGCTGTCGCTAACTGAGCTGAAGCGAGAGACCTCCGCTTCGAATTGGATAGGCAACGTTCAGTTGCTGGAATCTGTGGTGTCCACTCAAGAAGAAGCTAAGTTTTTAGCGGAAAACGGCGCGCCGGAAGGAACAACCGTCATCGCAGAAGAACAGACGGGTGCCCGAGGCCGAATGGGAAGAAAGTGGTTCTCTCCCCGTGGCAAGGGCATTTGGATGAGTATTGTGTTACGGCCCCAATTACCCTTGTCGGAGACTCCGCAGCTGACATTGCTGGCTGGAGTTGCCGTCTGCAAGGCAATTCGACGGGTGACCGGTGTAGATGCCGGCATCAAATGGCCGAATGATCTGCTCGCAGGCGGTCGTAAGATTTGTGGAATTTTACTCGAATCTTCTCTAAGAGAAGGGGAGCTTCATTATTGCATTGCTGGAATTGGCATTTCCGCGAACATGACAGAGGAAGATTATCCCGATCATCTGCAGGAGGTCGCCACTTCACTTCGGATTGAGCGGGGGGGTGCTCCAGTTGACCGTTCTGAGCTGGTAAGGGCGGTTTTGGACGAACTGGATATGCATTACAATCTGTACATGAAGCAAGGTTTTAAACCTATAAAGGAGCTTTGGGAGTCCATGTCTGTGACTTTGGGGCGCCAGATCGCACTGAACAGCCCTCAGGGGCGTTCTGAAGGTGTGGTAGTGGGTTTGGATGAAATAGGTGGTCTACTGCTTAAAAACAGCTCAGGAGAGATCTCTAACGTATGCTCAGGTGAAATTGAACTTTTATAA
- a CDS encoding CCA tRNA nucleotidyltransferase, with amino-acid sequence MEWTMAPSAMAIAAEIVISELTQNGHEAYWVGGCIRDELLGRPVHDMDITTSALPEEVIAIFARSVPTGLAHGTVTVIQDGCGFEVTTYRTESGYVDHRRPEHVFFVNDVKEDLRRRDFTINAICCGLNGELIDPFAGEKDLQLQVIRCVGDAEERFDEDALRMLRCIRFASVLDFSIAKNTWRGLMRQRDKLAHIAVERVRAELDRIVEGPHPLRGLGMLARCELLARGKAPFPWTGTDMAAAAALTAGIGELESARLRWALLLHALKQSAQEADVLLRAWTFSGTTRSGVVQVLRVREAWTAALEGMPPDMGGMEGLRRQWIAAVLAFGVEAAEGWLSLLAILPAAAPTLPTAASSAFSIVESPEAATAPAAVNVQAAREWIAQMPLTSLSELEITGNELLESLDKRPGPWLGKMLNGLLQAVASGDLPNDKQLLLLEAKRMDGHER; translated from the coding sequence ATGGAATGGACAATGGCACCTTCTGCGATGGCAATTGCAGCGGAGATTGTAATTTCCGAGTTAACCCAAAATGGCCACGAGGCTTATTGGGTTGGAGGATGTATTCGCGATGAGCTATTAGGTAGGCCAGTGCACGATATGGATATTACAACCTCAGCACTGCCGGAGGAAGTGATAGCTATCTTTGCGCGCAGTGTGCCAACAGGATTAGCTCATGGTACGGTCACCGTGATACAGGATGGTTGCGGGTTTGAAGTGACGACATACCGGACAGAAAGTGGTTATGTAGACCATCGTCGTCCTGAACATGTTTTTTTCGTGAACGATGTGAAGGAGGATCTTCGTCGTCGTGATTTCACGATCAACGCGATTTGCTGTGGATTAAATGGGGAACTTATTGATCCATTCGCAGGTGAGAAGGATCTACAGCTGCAGGTGATTCGCTGTGTAGGCGATGCGGAGGAGCGGTTTGACGAAGATGCGCTTCGCATGCTTCGCTGCATTCGTTTTGCATCGGTGCTGGATTTCTCCATCGCGAAGAACACGTGGAGGGGCCTGATGCGCCAGCGGGATAAGCTGGCGCATATTGCTGTGGAGCGTGTCCGCGCGGAGCTGGACCGCATCGTCGAGGGGCCGCATCCTCTGCGCGGCCTAGGCATGCTAGCGCGCTGCGAGCTGCTGGCGCGCGGCAAAGCCCCGTTCCCCTGGACCGGAACCGATATGGCGGCTGCTGCCGCCTTAACGGCCGGGATCGGGGAACTGGAGAGCGCCCGCCTGCGGTGGGCGCTTCTCCTCCATGCCCTGAAGCAGTCGGCCCAAGAGGCCGATGTGCTGCTGCGGGCATGGACGTTCTCGGGGACGACGCGGAGCGGCGTCGTCCAGGTGCTGCGGGTCCGCGAAGCTTGGACCGCTGCGCTAGAGGGCATGCCGCCGGATATGGGCGGCATGGAAGGTCTGCGGCGGCAATGGATCGCCGCCGTGCTGGCCTTCGGCGTGGAAGCCGCCGAAGGGTGGCTCTCGCTGCTGGCGATACTGCCAGCAGCCGCACCTACTCTTCCCACTGCGGCCTCTTCTGCCTTTTCCATCGTGGAATCGCCAGAGGCTGCAACCGCACCTGCCGCTGTAAATGTACAAGCGGCAAGAGAATGGATCGCGCAAATGCCGCTAACCAGCCTTTCGGAGCTTGAGATTACAGGCAATGAGCTGCTGGAGTCTTTGGACAAACGTCCGGGACCATGGCTCGGCAAAATGTTAAATGGACTCCTGCAAGCGGTCGCTTCAGGTGATTTACCTAACGATAAACAATTATTGCTGCTTGAAGCAAAAAGGATGGATGGACATGAGCGATGA
- the bshA gene encoding N-acetyl-alpha-D-glucosaminyl L-malate synthase BshA — MDRMLKIGITCYPSLGGSGVVATELGKLLAEKGHEVHFITHSIPFRLGTFQKNIFYHEVEVNDYYVFRYPPYDLALATKMAQVAKMQNLDLLHVHYAVPHAVCAFLAKQMLGNDMKVVTTLHGTDITVLGQDESLKDLIRLGINESDAVTAVSQDLIRETRDVLDITRDIDLTYNFVDHRVYYPRDVTDLRGDFAAPDEKILMHISNFRPVKRVSDVVDVFAKVNRELPSRLLLVGEGPDLPKIQAKISEMGLEDKVRFLGRQDEIAQVISLADLLLLPSEKESFGLVALEAMACGVPTIGSQTGGIPELIEHGKTGFLAPIGDTTTMAKYAVKLLSDERMVQQFREACLQTACKDFCKDSITKQYEDIYYRVLGRKVLGLDPVRG; from the coding sequence ATGGATCGTATGCTGAAAATAGGAATTACCTGTTATCCGTCTCTTGGCGGTTCAGGCGTAGTTGCGACTGAATTAGGTAAACTCTTGGCCGAGAAGGGTCATGAAGTTCATTTTATTACACATAGTATCCCGTTCCGGTTGGGAACGTTTCAGAAAAATATTTTTTACCATGAGGTAGAAGTAAACGATTATTATGTATTCCGCTATCCCCCGTACGATCTAGCGCTTGCTACGAAGATGGCTCAGGTTGCCAAAATGCAAAATCTGGATCTTCTCCATGTTCACTATGCAGTGCCACACGCAGTGTGTGCTTTCCTTGCAAAGCAAATGCTTGGGAACGATATGAAGGTTGTAACGACTTTGCATGGCACGGATATAACGGTGCTTGGTCAGGATGAATCGCTTAAAGATTTGATTCGCCTGGGGATTAATGAAAGTGATGCCGTTACGGCGGTCTCTCAGGATCTTATTAGAGAAACAAGGGATGTCCTCGATATTACCCGCGACATTGATCTCACTTATAACTTCGTGGATCATCGGGTCTATTATCCGCGTGATGTAACGGATCTGCGGGGAGATTTCGCAGCGCCTGATGAGAAGATTCTGATGCATATCAGTAATTTCCGTCCTGTAAAAAGAGTCAGCGATGTTGTTGACGTTTTTGCCAAAGTGAATCGTGAACTGCCTTCCCGCCTGCTGCTTGTAGGGGAAGGTCCGGATCTTCCCAAAATTCAAGCCAAAATTAGCGAAATGGGTCTGGAAGATAAAGTTCGTTTTCTGGGAAGGCAGGATGAAATCGCTCAGGTGATCTCTTTAGCTGATCTGCTTCTGCTTCCTTCCGAGAAGGAAAGCTTTGGTCTGGTTGCTCTGGAAGCAATGGCTTGCGGCGTACCGACGATTGGCTCGCAAACCGGAGGCATTCCTGAGCTTATAGAGCATGGAAAGACTGGATTCCTTGCACCGATTGGCGATACAACGACTATGGCTAAATATGCAGTTAAGCTCCTGTCGGATGAACGTATGGTGCAACAGTTTAGAGAAGCTTGTTTACAAACAGCCTGCAAAGATTTCTGTAAGGATTCGATAACGAAACAATATGAAGATATTTATTACCGGGTGCTGGGGCGCAAGGTACTTGGACTGGACCCAGTTCGGGGGTAA
- the bshB1 gene encoding bacillithiol biosynthesis deacetylase BshB1 → MKLDILVFGAHADDAEIGMAGTIAKHTAAGLKVGLCDLTAAEMSSNGTVELRKQEAQQAADLLGASVRTNLGLPDRGLFITAEHVAAVTAEIRRFSPTIVFAPYWEDRHPDHIACSKLVEEAVFNAKLRKYMPDKPAIPAPQLYFYFINDLGRTDLIVDVTEQYGLKEQALSCYRSQFTKPPGEDAVSTPLTEGYIERVRSRDMLLGQRRLIPYAEGFATKVPHTVELFT, encoded by the coding sequence ATGAAGCTGGACATTCTTGTATTTGGTGCGCATGCAGATGATGCGGAGATCGGTATGGCAGGAACAATTGCAAAACATACCGCTGCGGGACTTAAGGTGGGACTTTGCGATTTAACAGCCGCGGAAATGTCATCGAACGGTACAGTAGAACTTCGCAAGCAAGAAGCGCAGCAAGCTGCAGACCTTCTCGGAGCATCCGTGCGGACAAACCTGGGTCTGCCAGATAGAGGGCTTTTTATTACAGCAGAGCATGTGGCGGCTGTGACTGCTGAAATTCGCCGCTTTTCTCCTACGATAGTTTTTGCTCCTTATTGGGAAGATCGTCATCCCGATCATATCGCCTGTAGCAAGCTGGTGGAAGAGGCTGTTTTTAATGCCAAGCTACGTAAATATATGCCGGACAAGCCGGCAATTCCTGCTCCACAGCTGTACTTCTATTTTATCAATGATTTAGGACGTACCGATCTTATTGTTGATGTTACTGAGCAATATGGCTTGAAGGAGCAGGCGTTGTCCTGCTATCGCTCCCAGTTCACCAAACCTCCGGGTGAGGATGCTGTATCCACACCGTTAACGGAAGGCTACATTGAACGAGTCCGTTCGAGAGATATGCTGCTTGGCCAGCGCAGGCTGATTCCTTATGCAGAAGGGTTTGCAACCAAGGTACCTCATACGGTGGAATTGTTTACTTAA
- the mgsA gene encoding methylglyoxal synthase, with product MLKIAFIAHDRKKDEIVNFVLAYEHVFEGHELFSTGTTGQRIMDVTNLKIHRYMSGPLGGDQQIGAMVAQDELDLIIFMRDPLMAQPHEPDISALLRLCDVYGIPVATNIATAEVLVKAIDRGDFAWRALVHKYKPGVDE from the coding sequence CCCACGATCGTAAAAAAGATGAAATCGTAAATTTTGTATTAGCTTATGAACATGTATTTGAAGGTCATGAACTTTTTTCTACAGGGACTACTGGCCAACGGATTATGGATGTAACTAACTTAAAAATTCATCGTTACATGTCTGGTCCATTAGGTGGAGATCAGCAAATCGGTGCAATGGTAGCACAGGATGAACTGGATCTTATTATTTTCATGCGTGATCCATTAATGGCGCAGCCACATGAACCTGATATTTCAGCTCTACTTCGTCTATGTGACGTATACGGGATACCAGTAGCTACGAATATTGCCACAGCGGAGGTTCTTGTGAAGGCGATTGATCGTGGTGATTTTGCTTGGCGTGCACTGGTTCATAAATACAAACCAGGTGTTGATGAATGA